In one Cottoperca gobio chromosome 12, fCotGob3.1, whole genome shotgun sequence genomic region, the following are encoded:
- the hdhd2 gene encoding haloacid dehalogenase-like hydrolase domain-containing protein 2 isoform X1, producing the protein MASRRALKAVLIDLSGTLHIEDAAVPGAQDALHRLRQASVAVKFVTNTTKESKKNLLERLQRLNFDLQEKEIFTSLSAARILLEQKQHRPLLLVEDSALEDFTGLDTSEPNAVVIGLSPDHFNYQTLNKAFRMILNGAPLIAIHKARYYKREDGLALGPGPFVTGLEYAADCKATVVGKPEKAFFTQALSDLGCSPTEAVMIGDDARDDVGGAQNAGILGILVRTGKYREGDENKINPPPYMTCDSFPEAVEHILKNLL; encoded by the exons ATGGCGAGCAGACGGGCTCTGAAGGCCGTGCTCATCGACCTGAGTGGAACTTTACATATAGAAGACGCAGCGGTGCCCGGGGCGCAGGATGCCCTGCACAG GTTACGCCAGGCATCTGTAGCTGTGAAGTTTGTGACCAACACAACAAAGGAGAGTAAGAAAAACCTCCTGGAGCGACTGCAACGTCTCAACTTTGACCTCCAG GAAAAAGAGATCTTCACTTCACTGAGTGCAGCGAGGATTTTGTTAgagcagaaacaacacagaccgctgctgctggtggaggaCAGCGCACTGGAAGACTTCACTG GTCTTGACACGTCGGAGCCAAACGCTGTCGTCATCGGACTCTCTCCCGACCACTTCAACTACCAAACACTCAACAAGGCTTTCAG AATGATTCTGAATGGAGCTCCTCTCATTGCTATCCATAAGGCTCGGTACTACAAACGTGAGGATGGTTTGGCCCTCGGCCCTGGGCCCTTTGTGACGGGACTTGAGTATGCGGCAGACTGTAAAGCTACTGTGGTGGGAAAGCCAGAAAAGGCCTTTTTCACACAG GCTCTTTCTGATTTAGGATGTAGCCCCACTGAAGCTGTCATGATAGGGGAT GATGCCAGAGATGATGTCGGTGGGGCTCAGAATGCAGGAATATTGGGAATTCTGGTCAGAACCG GTAAATATAGAGAAGGAGATGAGAATAAAATCAACCCTCCTCCCTACATGACATGTGACAGTTTTCCAGAAGCTGTTGAACACATCCTGAAGAACCTGCTATAA
- the katnal2 gene encoding katanin p60 ATPase-containing subunit A-like 2 — MELSFQSMKVAHQAREADELRTEMRRKNLLILIYHHLLEQGYVSAAMALDQETNGSVRRFEVCDNIDLEIMLMEYESYHYVKFQKYPKVTRRTAELGKNRNVRSGGVKKSPCSAVKPLPKINPSQSPQSANAAKSTAAGSHTNENGSSVPPESSEFGLNVSSIRNGPAGEAAMNRKMTDCKVSIHDAVKGAGSDLDHMERLLKPLSGLSGLSGEMRELAAIISRDIYLHSPNVRWEDIFGTEDAKRLVKEAVVYPIKYPQLFTGILSPWKGLLLYGPPGTGKTLLAKAVATECKTTFFNISASSIVSKWRGDSEKLVRVLFDLARYHAPSTIFLDELESVMSQRGANMGGEHEGSRRMKAELLVQMDGLSRSEDLVFVLAASNLPWELDPAMLRRLEKRILVSLPSLTARQAMISHWLPPLSSTGGVELRTELDYETLAKGMEGYSGSDIRLVCKEAAMRPVRKIFDALESHQDGDTDLPAIQLETATTADFLEVITHTKPSARNLVDRYTAWERKYESA, encoded by the exons ATGGAGCTTTCATTTCAATCTATGAAAGTCGCCCACCAAGCCCGGGAAGCG GACGAGTTGAGGActgagatgaggaggaagaacctcctcatcctcatttACCACCACCTGCTGGAGCAAGG CTACGTGTCTGCAGCAATGGCCTTGGACCAGGAGACTAATGGAAGTGTGAGGAGGTTCGAGGTCTGTGACAACATCGATCTGGAGATAATGTTGATGGAGTACGAGAGTTATCACTACGTTAAGTTTCAGAAATATCCTAAAGTTACCAGAAGAACAGCAGAACTAG gtaaaaacagaaatgtaagaaGTGGCGGAGTAAAGAA GAGTCCCTGTTCAGCTGTGAAGCCTCTTCCCAAAATCAACCCGTCACAGAGCCCGCAGTCTGCAAACGCAGCCAAGAGTACAGCTGCCGGTTCTCATACAAAT GAGAATGGCTCTTCTGTTCCTCCAGAGTCCTCAGAGTTTGGTCTCAACGTTTCCTCCATCAGAAATGGACCAGCTGGGGAGGCAGCCATGAACAGAAAG ATGACTGACTGCAAAGTTTCAATCCATGATGCTGTCAAAGGAGCTGGCAGTGATTTAGACCACATG GAGCGGCTGCTGAAGCCCCTCAGTGGCTTGTCTGGACTGAGCGGTGAGATGAGAGAACTTGCTGCGATCATAAGCAGG GACATCTATTTGCACAGCCCCAACGTGCGGTGGGAGGACATTTTCGGCACGGAGGACGCAAAGCGATTAGTCAAAGAGGCCGTCGTCTATCCCATTAAG TACCCCCAGCTGTTTACAGGCATCCTGTCTCCGTGGAAGGGCTTGCTGCTCTATGGCCCCCCAG GTACGGGTAAGACGCTGCTGGCCAAGGCCGTGGCTACAGAGTGTAAGACGACCTTCTTCAACATTTCAGCCTCCAGCATTGTCAGCAAGTGGAGAGGAGATTCTGAGAAACTGGTCAGG GTTCTGTTTGACCTGGCCAGGTACCACGCCCCATCCACCATCTTCCTGGATGAGCTGGAGTCAGTGATGAGCCAGAGGGGAGCCAACATGGG aggaGAGCATGAGGGGAGTCGCAGGATGAAAGCTGAGCTGCTGGTTCAGATGGACGGACTGTCCAGATCAGAGGACCTGGTGTTTGTACTGGCTGCCTCCAACCTGCCTTG GGAACTGGACCCTGCCATGCTGAGGAGGTTAGAGAAGAGGATTCTAGTTAGTCTTCCCTCCTTGACAGCTCGCCAAGCCATGATCTCTCATTGGCTGCCTCCTCTCAGCTCCACAGGAGGGGTGGAGCTACGAACTGAGCTGGACTATGAAACTCTGGCGAAG GGGATGGAGGGTTACTCTGGCTCTGATATAAGACTGGTGTGTAAGGAGGCTGCCATGAGACCAGTCCGCAAGATCTTTGATGCTCTGGAGTCACATCAGGACG GAGACACTGACTTGCCTGCCATCCAGCTGGAAACTGCAACAACAGCTGACTTCCTTGaagtcatcacacacaccaaGCCCTCGGCCCGAAACCTGGTGGACAGATACACAGCCTGGGAGAGAAAATACGAGTCTGCCTga
- the sigmar1 gene encoding sigma non-opioid intracellular receptor 1 isoform X1: MSIVKTSLKLFLFAAVTVLAVLLLRHWMATKQYVFNKEDVAKLAKQYAGPDHEQAFSKVVVELRKRYPGHILPDEDLQWVFVNAGGWMGSMCLLHASLTEYLLLFGTAVDTGGHSGRYWAEISDTIISGTFRQWKEGTTKSEIYYPGDTIVHSIGEATSVQWSAGTWMVEYGQGFIPSTLGFALADTLFSTQDFLTMFYTVRVYVKCLLLEAGTLLTETGVF, encoded by the exons ATGTCTATAGTCAAAACGAGTTTAAAACTATTCCTGTTTGCTGCAGTCACCGTCCTGgccgtgctgctgctgcggcaCTGGATGGCCACTAAGCAGTACGTTTTCAACAAAGAAGACGTCGCCAAATTGGCCAAACAGTACGCAG GACCGGACCATGAGCAGGCCTTCTCCAAAGTGGTGGTGGAGCTCAGGAAGAG GTACCCTGGCCACATCCTGCCCGACGAGGACCTGCAGTGGGTGTTTGTGAACGCCGGAGGTTGGATGGGCTCCATGTGTCTCCTCCATGCCTCGCTCACAGAGTACCTGCTGCTGTTTGGTACTgcagtggacacaggaggacactcag GTCGTTACTGGGCCGAGATTTCTGACACTATCATATCCGGCACCTTCAGACAGTGGAAGGAGGGGACAACCAAGAGCGAAATATACTACCCTG GTGACACCATCGTACACAGTATAGGTGAGGCCACGTCTGTCCAGTGGAGCGCCGGGACGTGGATGGTGGAGTACGGCCAAGGTTTCATCCCCTCCACGCTGGGATTCGCTCTGGCAGACACTCTGTTCAGTACCCAGGACTTCCTCACGATGTTCTACACCGTACGCGTCTATGTCAAGTGTCTGCTGCTCGAGGCTGGTACACTACTTACTGAAACCGGAGTTTTCTAA
- the hdhd2 gene encoding haloacid dehalogenase-like hydrolase domain-containing protein 2 isoform X2, with protein sequence MASRRALKAVLIDLSGTLHIEDAAVPGAQDALHRLRQASVAVKFVTNTTKESKKNLLERLQRLNFDLQEKEIFTSLSAARILLEQKQHRPLLLVEDSALEDFTGLDTSEPNAVVIGLSPDHFNYQTLNKAFRMILNGAPLIAIHKARYYKREDGLALGPGPFVTGLEYAADCKATVVGKPEKAFFTQALSDLGCSPTEAVMIGDDARDDVGGAQNAGILGILVRTGCTPTIPCPPTISPLARLFNSQE encoded by the exons ATGGCGAGCAGACGGGCTCTGAAGGCCGTGCTCATCGACCTGAGTGGAACTTTACATATAGAAGACGCAGCGGTGCCCGGGGCGCAGGATGCCCTGCACAG GTTACGCCAGGCATCTGTAGCTGTGAAGTTTGTGACCAACACAACAAAGGAGAGTAAGAAAAACCTCCTGGAGCGACTGCAACGTCTCAACTTTGACCTCCAG GAAAAAGAGATCTTCACTTCACTGAGTGCAGCGAGGATTTTGTTAgagcagaaacaacacagaccgctgctgctggtggaggaCAGCGCACTGGAAGACTTCACTG GTCTTGACACGTCGGAGCCAAACGCTGTCGTCATCGGACTCTCTCCCGACCACTTCAACTACCAAACACTCAACAAGGCTTTCAG AATGATTCTGAATGGAGCTCCTCTCATTGCTATCCATAAGGCTCGGTACTACAAACGTGAGGATGGTTTGGCCCTCGGCCCTGGGCCCTTTGTGACGGGACTTGAGTATGCGGCAGACTGTAAAGCTACTGTGGTGGGAAAGCCAGAAAAGGCCTTTTTCACACAG GCTCTTTCTGATTTAGGATGTAGCCCCACTGAAGCTGTCATGATAGGGGAT GATGCCAGAGATGATGTCGGTGGGGCTCAGAATGCAGGAATATTGGGAATTCTGGTCAGAACCG GATGCACTCCGACAATTCCTTGTCCTCCAACCATTTCACCATTAGCTAGATTGTTTAACAGCCAGGAGTAA
- the sigmar1 gene encoding sigma non-opioid intracellular receptor 1 isoform X2, giving the protein MATKQYVFNKEDVAKLAKQYAGPDHEQAFSKVVVELRKRYPGHILPDEDLQWVFVNAGGWMGSMCLLHASLTEYLLLFGTAVDTGGHSGRYWAEISDTIISGTFRQWKEGTTKSEIYYPGDTIVHSIGEATSVQWSAGTWMVEYGQGFIPSTLGFALADTLFSTQDFLTMFYTVRVYVKCLLLEAGTLLTETGVF; this is encoded by the exons ATGGCCACTAAGCAGTACGTTTTCAACAAAGAAGACGTCGCCAAATTGGCCAAACAGTACGCAG GACCGGACCATGAGCAGGCCTTCTCCAAAGTGGTGGTGGAGCTCAGGAAGAG GTACCCTGGCCACATCCTGCCCGACGAGGACCTGCAGTGGGTGTTTGTGAACGCCGGAGGTTGGATGGGCTCCATGTGTCTCCTCCATGCCTCGCTCACAGAGTACCTGCTGCTGTTTGGTACTgcagtggacacaggaggacactcag GTCGTTACTGGGCCGAGATTTCTGACACTATCATATCCGGCACCTTCAGACAGTGGAAGGAGGGGACAACCAAGAGCGAAATATACTACCCTG GTGACACCATCGTACACAGTATAGGTGAGGCCACGTCTGTCCAGTGGAGCGCCGGGACGTGGATGGTGGAGTACGGCCAAGGTTTCATCCCCTCCACGCTGGGATTCGCTCTGGCAGACACTCTGTTCAGTACCCAGGACTTCCTCACGATGTTCTACACCGTACGCGTCTATGTCAAGTGTCTGCTGCTCGAGGCTGGTACACTACTTACTGAAACCGGAGTTTTCTAA